One part of the Nymphaea colorata isolate Beijing-Zhang1983 chromosome 8, ASM883128v2, whole genome shotgun sequence genome encodes these proteins:
- the LOC116258722 gene encoding phosphatidylinositol/phosphatidylcholine transfer protein SFH13-like — MSSLEGLSHDERRDRRSDVDNSEDERRRTKIGALRKKAINASNKFTHSLKKRGKRKVGCSAPSISIEDVRDAEEERAVSSFREALLASNLLPPRHDDYHTMLRFLKARKFDKEKAMQMWADMLQWRKDFGADTIIEDFNFEELEEVLKYYPQGYHGVDKDGRPVYIERLGKVEPNKLMHITTLDRYLKYHVQEFEKALVEKFPACSIAAKRHIGSTTTILDVHGVGWKNFSKNARELLSHIQRIDSNYYPETLHQMFIVNTGPGFKLLWNTVKGFLDPMTAAKIHVLGPKYQTKLLEHIDPGQLPDFLGGSCTCSTEGGCLKSGKGPWNDPEIMKLVYNGEARVRQVSGASEVQRKTNSSSRLSYLKGRSSDTSTAESGSDAEDGGSPIGLRGSSSFIPLDPVHEEARTTELTAYHSCDDNFTIVDKAVDYGQRITLGRIPSSCRDMDSFCSNGTRDVLRTDNISQSYLSCMTKAIIKLFKLFALIRVIANAHKQQETTKSAPTRDPVSDGDASTACAHPCFDRLQRLETMINELSRRPVEIPEEKESLLLGSLDRIRSMESDLEKTKKALHGMVLKQYELAESMEKLQDSKAQRRALC; from the exons ATGTCGA GTCTAGAGGGACTTTCTCATGATGAAAGAAGAGATAGGCGATCTGATGTTGATAACTCTGAGGATGAGAGGAGGAGAACTAAAATTGGTGCTCTTAGGAAAAAGGCCATAAATGCCTCTAACAAGTTTACACATTCCctaaagaaaagaggaaaaaggaaagttgGTTGTAGTGCTCCATCAATCTCAATTGAGGATGTTCGAGATGCGGAGGAAGAGAGGGCTGTTTCTTCATTCCGTGAAGCTCTTCTTGCTTCCAATCTTCTGCCTCCTAGGCATGATGATTACCACACTATGCTGAG ATTTCTCAAAGCCAGAAAATTTGACAAGGAAAAAGCAATGCAGATGTGGGCGGATATGCTTCAGTGGAGAAAAGATTTTGGAGCTGACACAATCATTGAG GATTTCAATTTTGAGGAGCTAGAAGAAGTACTCAAGTATTATCCTCAAGGATATCATGGAGTTGATAAAGATGGCAGACCAGTATACATCGAAAGGCTGGGAAAAGTAGAACCAAATAAGCTCATGCACATTACAACACTGGATCGCTATCTAAAGTACCATGTGCAAGAGTTTGAAAAGGCTCTGGTGGAGAAGTTTCCAGCGTGCTCTATTGCAGCTAAAAGGCATATAGGTTCAACAACTACGATTTTGGATGTGCATGGTGTG GGTTGGAAGAATTTCAGTAAGAATGCGAGAGAGCTCCTATCACACATTCAGAGAATTGATAGTAACTATTACCCAGAG ACATTGCACCAGATGTTCATTGTTAACACAGGACCTGGATTTAAGTTGCTCTGGAACACTGTTAAGGGTTTTCTTGACCCAATGACTGCTGCAAAGATACAT GTATTGGGCCCCAAGTACCAGACAAAACTACTTGAACACATTGATCCAGG CCAGCTGCCAGACTTCTTAGGTGGATCTTGCACATGCTCTACTGAAGGGGGCTGTCTTAAATCAGGCAAAGGGCCATGGAATGATCCTGAAATTATGAAG CTTGTATATAATGGAGAAGCAAGAGTTAGACAAGTCAGTGGAGCTTCTGAGGTGCAGCGTAAAACAAACTCTTCTTCCAGGCTGTCATATTTAAAG GGAAGAAGCAGCGATACCTCCACGGCAGAGTCTGGGTCAGATGCTGAAGATGGTGGTTCTCCTATTGGTTTGCGGGGTTCTTCTTCGTTCATTCCACTTGATCCAGTTCATGAAGAA GCTCGAACAACTGAACTGACTGCTTATCACAGTTGTGATGATAATTTTACCATAGTTGATAAGGCTGTGGATTATGGGCAAAGAATAACTCTTGGTCGAATACCATCAAGTTGCAGAGACATGGATTCCTTCTGCTCTAatg GTACTAGGGATGTACTTAGGACTGATAATATCTCGCAAAGTTATCTCTCCTGTATGACGAAAGctataataaaattatttaaattgtTTGCCCTAATCCGTGTAATTGCTAATGCGCACAAGCAACAAGAAACTACAAAAAGTGCACCAACACGAGATCCTGTAAGTGATGGTGATGCCAGCACGGCATGTGCTCATCCATGTTTTGACCGTCTCCAAAGACTAGAGACAATGATAAACGAACTCAGTAGGAGGCCAGTTGAGATTCCTGAAGAAAAGGAGAGTTTGCTACTGGGTTCACTTGATAGGATCAGATCCATGGAATCTGACCTGGAGAAGACCAAGAAA GCATTGCACGGTATGGTGTTGAAGCAATATGAACTTGCTGAATCCATGGAGAAGCTTCAAGATTCCAAGGCACAG AGACGAGCACTATGTTGA